Genomic segment of Gilliamella apis:
ACGAGCAAAGCCAAGTAAAATTGTTGAAGTTGGTGCTATATTAACCCTTAGACAGGGCAATGAACAAAAAACAATTCGTGTTTTAGCTATTAGTGATCAACGTAGGCCTGCTAGAGAAGCTGAATATCTTTACCAAGAGACCTTAGAAAGCATCACCAAACGAGAAAATATCGCTGAAGCTCGAAAACTTAATGCATTAACTATGCCGCATCCTGATCGACGACCAGATAAAAAAGAGCGGCGAACATTAATTAAATTTAAATATGATAGACAACAAGGCGACAAGAATTAATATGGATACTTTAAATCGGTTTTTATTTGATAATCATTCGGTTCGTGGTGAGATTACTCGGCTTGAAAATACTTACCAAGCAATTTTAGAAAACCATACTTATCCTATAGCGGTACAAAATTTATTAGGTGAATTGTTAGTAGCAACCAGTTTATTAACTGCTACTTTAAAATTTGATGGTGATATCGCGGTACAATTGCAAGGTGATGGCCCGCTGACATTAGCAGTAGTAAATGGTAACAATGAGCAGCAATTACGTGGAGTTGCTCGAGTTAATGGTGAAATAGCGGATAATGCTACACTTAAAGAGATGGTGGGTAACGGCTATATCGTCATTACCATAACACCTAAAAAAGGGGAGCGTTATCAAGGTATTGTTGGCCTTGAAAAAGATACTTTAATTGGTTGTATTGAAAATTACTTTATGCAATCTGAACAACTTCCTACCCGTTTATTTGTCAAAACAGGGGTTCATAATAACAAACCTATGGCGGCAGGTATTTTATTACAAGTATTACCTGCTAACGAAGATATTGAACAATCATTTGAACATCTCTGTGCATTGACGGAAACTATCACTAGTGATGAGTTATTCCAATTGCCAACTGATGAGATATTATATCGTCTTTATAATCAAGAAGAAGTTCGTTTATTTGAGACGCACGATATTGTGTTTAAGTGTGGTTGTTCTCGACAACGTTGCGAAGATAGCTTAATGACATTACCAGCTAACGAAGTTGATGATATTCTCAATGAAGATGGTGGTAAGATTGATATTCATTGTGATTACTGCGGTAAACATTATCTGTTCGATGCTATTGATATAGCAGAGTTAAGAAACAAGAAAAGTAATAATTATCATTGATTTATAAAAGAGCCACTAAGATTATTAAATTTTAGTGGCAAAGTGAAATATAAGGAATTAAACCCACAGCTAATTTATCAGAATAATTTCAGCACACCAAATAAATATTATCGGTTTCGCATAACTTTTTTGTAAAATTATCTTTACAAACTTTCCGATTAATTCCTGAATATATTAAATCGATAATTTATTATTTTTATTCGTGTATTTGTACGACTAACTAATTATCTGAATATTTTCTACAATGGCTGCATCCCCTAATACTTTCCACATTATATTGAAATGATATAGGGTAATCGCATAACTTTGCTCATGAAGACTTTTTTGTTTATAAGCTGGTCTTGGATCTTGAGAAATAACTTGTTCGATTAGTTCGCTTAGTTGTGGATAATGCTGTAGTTGGCTTTGTAAAAATATGTCAGTTTCAGATGAAAATGTTACCTTAAGTTTTTGTGTTGGAAGCTGTTGCGCATAACCAGCTATTGCCTCTGGATGGCTATCACAATAAGGTAAGTAGGGTTTTATATCAATTATTGGTGTACCATTTACTAGATCCAAACCGCCTAGTTTTAATATCACCTGCTTGTTTTCAATAATAATATCTAGTAATTCAACGACTGAGAGCCCAATATTATTGGGTCTAAATGGTGATCTTGTTGCAAATACACCTAAACTTTTATTACCACCTAAACGAGGCGGACGGACAGTTAATTTCTGTTTATTAGCATCAATATGATGAAAATGAAATAATAACCATATATGTGAAAACTGTTCTAATCCCTTAATACTCATAGGATCATTAAATCTATCTAGCAAATGTAGTTCACCTTCAGCTGCTGTTACAAGATTAGGTTGGCGTGGTACAGCAAATTTTTCAGTATAGGGTGAGTGAATGATGCCAATCGGCTCAAATTGAGATGTCATTATTGAATTATTGTGTAATTGTTATAAATGTGCTCCCATCGACAATAGTCGATGGGAGTAAGTTAATCATAGTTTGCGAATGTACTATTACCAACCACGAATAGCGCCACCTTTGAAAATTTCATCGGCTTTTTTAGCTACAGCATCAGATTGATAAGCTTTAACAAAGTTTTTAACTCTTTCATCGTCCTTATTCTCTTCACGAGAAACAATAACATTGACATATGGTGATTCTTTATCTTCAACAAAAATACCATTTTTGCTTGGGATTAAATTTGCCGGAGCTGCAAACGTGTTATTAATTATTGCTAAATCAACTTGTGAGTCGTCTAAAGAACGTGGCAACATTGGTGCCTCAAGTTCAACAATTTTATAGTTATATGGATTGCTGGTGATATCTAATACAGTAGGTAATAAACCTTTAGCTTTATCAACCGTTAACATTCCTTCATGTTGTAATAAAAGTAAAGCACGGCCTAAATTAGTAGGGTCATTAGGTATAGCAATGGTTGAATTAGCTGGAATGAAGTATGTTTCACCACGAGGTGAAGTTACTTTGACACCTTCTCCAACTTGCTCATCGGCTGCAATTGGTTTTAGTTTTTTTGAATAAGAAGAAATTGGGAAAACAAAAGTATTACCAACTACAGCTAATTTATAGCCTTGTTCTTTCATTTGTTCGTCTAAATATGGTTTATGTTGAAACACATTAACATCAATTAAACCATCGTTTAAGGCTCTATTAGGCGTGACATAATCATTAAAAATAACTAGTTCGATATCAAGATTAAATCGTTCTTTTGCTTGTTGTTGCGCTATTTCTGCTTCTTCTTGGTCTGCTCCAGCAATTACTCCAACTTTTAAAGGACTAACTTTTGCTGGTTCTGCAGGTTTGTTATCAGTTGCAGTTGTTTGTTTGTTATCACAACCAGTTAAGAAAAATGCACTGACCAGTGTGGTTATTAGTGCTAATTTTTTTATAGACATAACTCTCTCCATGATTAATGATGGGTAACACGTTTAACTATAGTATTACCTAAAAATTGAATAAAAAATACAAAAATTATTAATATAAACACTACTAAATTTGTTATTGCTGGTTTATGGCTGATGTATCCATACTGTATTGCAAGTTGACCTAGGCCTCCGGCACCTACAGCACCTGCCATAGCAATATATCCTGTTAATGTGATGAGTGTAATGGTCATACTATTTACAATGACAGGTAATGCTTCTGGTAATAAAACTTTATAGATAATCTGTAATGGTGTCGCCCCCATAGAGCGCGCTGCTTCTATTAAACCTTTCGGTACTTCTAATAATGCATTTTCAATCATCCGAGCTATTAATGGTGCTACTCCTATACTTAATGGTACAACTGCCGCTTGTTTACCAATAAATGTACCCATTAATAAAGCAGTAAAAGGAACAATCCATACAATTAATATAATAAATGGTATTGAACGAAAGAAATTTGCAATAAATGAAATAACATTATTTAAAATAGTACAATCTAATATCTGTCCCTTACGTGTGGTATAAAGCAATATACCTATAGGTAAACCAATAAGCAGACCAAAGAAGGCTGACAAGGTAACCATATAAATAGTATCGTCAGTAGATTGCGCTATTTTTATTATCATCGCTTCACTAAATCCTTCAAAAGAAGAGGCGAAAGCAATAAAATCTGACCAAAAATCAAAATGAGATAAATATAATATTAATGATTCAAATGGTTTAAATGATGGAAGAAAATCAAACATAACCTAACACCTCAACTTTAGTATTATTCTTTTCTAAAAACGCAATTGCCGATGCAGTACTTTTTTGTTTGCCTTTCATTTCTGTCAACATTAAACCAAATTTAACACCGCCAGCATAGTCCATCTGAGCGCTAATAATATTACTATCAACTTCAAACTCTTTTGCTATTTGCGATAGTAGTGGTAAATCAACCGAAACTCCTGTGAACTCCATGCGAACCAGCGGATTAAGTCCTTCTTTATGTTCTGGTGTCAGTCTTGCTAAATAGTCATCTGGAATTGTTAGATGCAATGTTGATTGGATAAATTGTCTTGCAATATCCGTTTTTGCATGTGAAAACATCTCGCCAACTGAAGATTGTTCAACTAACTCACCATTACTAATTACTGCTACTTGGTCACAAATCTGTTTAACTACATCCATCTCGTGAGTGATTAATAAAATGGTTAAGCCTAGTTTCTGGTTGATATCTTTTAATAATTCTAAAATAGAACGGGTTGTCTCTGGGTCAAGAGCACTCGTTGCTTCATCACATAATAATACTTTTGGATCACTGGCTAGCGCTCTAGCAATAGCGACGCGTTGTTTTTGCCCACCAGATAAATTAGCTGGATAAACATTCGCTTTTTCACTTAAACCAACAAGATCAATAAGTTCATTTACTTTTTGTTTAATGACTGCTTTAGGTGTTCTATTGAGTTCAAGAGGAAAAGCAATATTATCAAATACCGTTCTAGAAGAAAGTAAATTGAAATGTTGAAAAATCATGCTAATTTTTCGACGAACTTCAATTAACTTTCGATTAGATAAATGGGTGATATCTTGGTTATCAAAAAATATTTTTCCACTTGTTGGTTTTTCTAACAAGTTAACGCAACGTATTAATGTACTTTTACCTGCGCCGGATTTGCCAATCACACCATAAATTTTACCTTCTGGAACATGTAGTGAAATGTCCTTTAAGGCATGAATAGTGGTTTTATTTTGCTCAAATGTTTTTGAGATATGTTCTAATTTTATCATGATATATAACAACAAAAATCTGAATAGATAAATATTAAGACGTCTAGACATCTAAGTCAATCAATAATATCCTATATAAAGTTAGAAAAAAATCCATATAAAAGGAAGATGATTAAACATGAAACCAGCTATATTTTTAGATCGAGATGGGACAATTAATATAGATTATAATTATGTACACACTATTGATAAATTTCACTTTATTGATGGTGTGATTGACGCAATGCAAGAATTGAAAAAGATGGGTTTTCTATTAGTTATTACCACTAATCAATCAGGAATTGCTAGAAATAAATTTACTCAAGAGCAGTTTGATACCTTAACTGAATGGATGGATTGGTCACTACAAGATCGTGGTGTTGATTTAGATGGTGTCTATTATTGTCCTCATGATCCACTAGTGGATGAATGCGACTGTCGCAAACCAAGTCCTGGTATGATTCAATCTGCGGCTAAAGAACTCAATATCGATATAGCAAATTCTTATATGGTTGGTGATAGGGTTTCTGACTTGTTATCAGGGAAACGAGCTGGGGTTAAAAAAACAGTATTAGTTAAAACCGGCGATGAAATAACCGAAGAGGCGTTAGCACAAGCAGATTGGTTAATTGATAGTTTAGCTGATTTACCGAAAAAGATTAAAGCAGAATTATAATAGAACCACAGCGTTTAATTTAAACGCTGTATATTTTTAATAATGGTGAATGATGTGAATGTTAATTCGCAAAATAGCACATTAATTAATAATACTACTATATTCGCTATTCTATTTATGATGAGAGAATAACGAAAACAATAAAAAAGTAAGACTATATAGCTGGATGTTCAAAAGCAAATGGTTATGGATATCGTTATTTAGGCGATAGTTATTTTAAATTTTGCCATCTGATTTTTCTTTTATTAAAGAATTTAACTAACAAAATAAAAATTAAAAAGGTAAAATTGCTACAAAATGTATCATTTTAGTTTGTTTTTAGCTCACCTTGTGTAAAAAAAAGACAAACAAAAATAATTTTGCAATAATCACTTGCCAAAAAAAATGAAGTGCCTATAATGCGCATCCACTGACACGGCGTCAGCGACAAGCAGACAAAACCAGTGTTAGTGAGTAAGATCAAAAATTTTAAAAAAAGATCTTGACGAATGAAAAGGTGTAGCGTAGTATAC
This window contains:
- a CDS encoding methionine ABC transporter permease; translation: MIIKIAQSTDDTIYMVTLSAFFGLLIGLPIGILLYTTRKGQILDCTILNNVISFIANFFRSIPFIILIVWIVPFTALLMGTFIGKQAAVVPLSIGVAPLIARMIENALLEVPKGLIEAARSMGATPLQIIYKVLLPEALPVIVNSMTITLITLTGYIAMAGAVGAGGLGQLAIQYGYISHKPAITNLVVFILIIFVFFIQFLGNTIVKRVTHH
- the hslR gene encoding ribosome-associated heat shock protein Hsp15; amino-acid sequence: MYLVRLDKWLWAARFYKTRSIARDMIDGGKVHYNGQRAKPSKIVEVGAILTLRQGNEQKTIRVLAISDQRRPAREAEYLYQETLESITKRENIAEARKLNALTMPHPDRRPDKKERRTLIKFKYDRQQGDKN
- the metN gene encoding methionine ABC transporter ATP-binding protein MetN — translated: MIKLEHISKTFEQNKTTIHALKDISLHVPEGKIYGVIGKSGAGKSTLIRCVNLLEKPTSGKIFFDNQDITHLSNRKLIEVRRKISMIFQHFNLLSSRTVFDNIAFPLELNRTPKAVIKQKVNELIDLVGLSEKANVYPANLSGGQKQRVAIARALASDPKVLLCDEATSALDPETTRSILELLKDINQKLGLTILLITHEMDVVKQICDQVAVISNGELVEQSSVGEMFSHAKTDIARQFIQSTLHLTIPDDYLARLTPEHKEGLNPLVRMEFTGVSVDLPLLSQIAKEFEVDSNIISAQMDYAGGVKFGLMLTEMKGKQKSTASAIAFLEKNNTKVEVLGYV
- the hslO gene encoding Hsp33 family molecular chaperone HslO, which gives rise to MIDNKATRINMDTLNRFLFDNHSVRGEITRLENTYQAILENHTYPIAVQNLLGELLVATSLLTATLKFDGDIAVQLQGDGPLTLAVVNGNNEQQLRGVARVNGEIADNATLKEMVGNGYIVITITPKKGERYQGIVGLEKDTLIGCIENYFMQSEQLPTRLFVKTGVHNNKPMAAGILLQVLPANEDIEQSFEHLCALTETITSDELFQLPTDEILYRLYNQEEVRLFETHDIVFKCGCSRQRCEDSLMTLPANEVDDILNEDGGKIDIHCDYCGKHYLFDAIDIAELRNKKSNNYH
- a CDS encoding MetQ/NlpA family lipoprotein produces the protein MSIKKLALITTLVSAFFLTGCDNKQTTATDNKPAEPAKVSPLKVGVIAGADQEEAEIAQQQAKERFNLDIELVIFNDYVTPNRALNDGLIDVNVFQHKPYLDEQMKEQGYKLAVVGNTFVFPISSYSKKLKPIAADEQVGEGVKVTSPRGETYFIPANSTIAIPNDPTNLGRALLLLQHEGMLTVDKAKGLLPTVLDITSNPYNYKIVELEAPMLPRSLDDSQVDLAIINNTFAAPANLIPSKNGIFVEDKESPYVNVIVSREENKDDERVKNFVKAYQSDAVAKKADEIFKGGAIRGW
- the tsaA gene encoding tRNA (N6-threonylcarbamoyladenosine(37)-N6)-methyltransferase TrmO, encoding MMTSQFEPIGIIHSPYTEKFAVPRQPNLVTAAEGELHLLDRFNDPMSIKGLEQFSHIWLLFHFHHIDANKQKLTVRPPRLGGNKSLGVFATRSPFRPNNIGLSVVELLDIIIENKQVILKLGGLDLVNGTPIIDIKPYLPYCDSHPEAIAGYAQQLPTQKLKVTFSSETDIFLQSQLQHYPQLSELIEQVISQDPRPAYKQKSLHEQSYAITLYHFNIMWKVLGDAAIVENIQIIS
- the gmhB gene encoding D-glycero-beta-D-manno-heptose 1,7-bisphosphate 7-phosphatase; this translates as MKPAIFLDRDGTINIDYNYVHTIDKFHFIDGVIDAMQELKKMGFLLVITTNQSGIARNKFTQEQFDTLTEWMDWSLQDRGVDLDGVYYCPHDPLVDECDCRKPSPGMIQSAAKELNIDIANSYMVGDRVSDLLSGKRAGVKKTVLVKTGDEITEEALAQADWLIDSLADLPKKIKAEL